One bacterium DNA segment encodes these proteins:
- a CDS encoding carbohydrate ABC transporter permease yields MTTAGRRALLGISVALLTAWVLVPLLLVAVASLTTRSQLYTWPRSIIPHPWSLETIRFFFRTQGVLESTERSLLVAVLTILLSVLVGAPAGYALSRFRFAGREGFRLAILATKTFPATILAVPLAVAFISWGLYDTLLGVAFVHTALALPFTVVITTTVFIGVPYELEEAAMTLGCNRLAAFRRIALPIALPGLAAAAIFTFVLSWNEVFAATILTVRNRTLPALVMNSVGALGSGAPLDYRFAAGFFMIIPALIIILVIRRYLLTLWGITVR; encoded by the coding sequence ATGACAACCGCGGGGCGGCGCGCCCTGCTGGGGATTTCCGTCGCCCTGCTGACGGCGTGGGTCCTGGTGCCTCTCCTGCTGGTCGCGGTGGCCAGCCTGACGACCCGCTCCCAACTGTATACGTGGCCGCGGTCGATCATTCCGCACCCGTGGTCGCTGGAGACGATCCGCTTCTTCTTTCGCACGCAGGGCGTCCTCGAGTCCACCGAGCGCAGCCTGCTGGTGGCTGTGCTGACCATTCTCCTCTCCGTCCTCGTCGGAGCGCCGGCCGGATACGCGCTGTCGCGCTTTCGGTTCGCGGGCCGGGAGGGGTTTCGCCTGGCCATCCTTGCCACCAAGACGTTCCCGGCGACCATCCTGGCGGTGCCGCTGGCCGTGGCGTTCATCTCGTGGGGGTTGTACGACACGCTGCTCGGCGTTGCGTTCGTCCATACGGCGCTTGCGCTGCCGTTCACGGTCGTGATCACGACCACCGTGTTCATCGGGGTCCCATACGAACTCGAGGAAGCGGCAATGACGCTGGGATGCAACCGGCTCGCGGCGTTCCGGCGGATCGCGCTCCCGATCGCGCTGCCCGGTCTCGCGGCGGCCGCGATCTTCACGTTCGTCCTCTCGTGGAACGAGGTGTTCGCGGCGACCATCTTGACCGTCCGCAACCGGACGCTGCCGGCGTTGGTCATGAACTCGGTCGGAGCCCTAGGCTCGGGGGCACCCCTCGATTATCGCTTCGCCGCGGGTTTCTTCATGATCATCCCGGCCCTGATCATCATCCTGGTGATCCGGC